CCAAGGGGACCGAGGGTTACACCGGAGCGGACATCGAAGCCCTCGTCAGAGAGGCTGCGATGCTCGCCATGCGCAGAGTAATGACGACACTGCCTGGGGAGGCCGTAGAAGAGCAAAGCGAGGAGTTCCTGGGTAGGCTGCGCGTGTCGAAAAGAGATTTTGAAACGGCCCTGGAGAAGATCAGACCCAGCATAACCCAGTACATGGTGGAATATTACAGGAGCTTCGAGGAAAACCGAAAGCAGGGAAAGCGTGGCGAGGAAAAGAGGGGAGTTGACTACTACACCTTCTGACCTATTTCATTTTTGGAAAAAGTTTTATACGTTAACGCCCAAGGGTTTACACGATTAAACCGTGGGGTGGAGGAAATGGTCAGGATAATGGCTTCCAAGCTTAGGGACGTTGAGCTGATTACGGACAGCGGCGTAAGGCTCGGATGGGTGTACGACCTCAGCTTTGATGAGGATATAGGGGATATCCTTGTAATAGTCGCCGAGCCGGATGAGGACCTCGACACG
This window of the Thermococcus sp. genome carries:
- a CDS encoding AAA family ATPase, whose protein sequence is VVIIAATNRPDILDPALLRPGRFDRLILVPAPDEKARLEILRVHTRNVPLAEDVKLEELAKGTEGYTGADIEALVREAAMLAMRRVMTTLPGEAVEEQSEEFLGRLRVSKRDFETALEKIRPSITQYMVEYYRSFEENRKQGKRGEEKRGVDYYTF